One stretch of Astatotilapia calliptera chromosome 3, fAstCal1.2, whole genome shotgun sequence DNA includes these proteins:
- the LOC113019205 gene encoding uncharacterized protein LOC113019205 gives MRLRMIIISFFKAEVGKSPLEVSGYLGEDITLPSGADPSWSLIKIVWSIFTNNTWIATYRNGISTTEHFPQYSGRLTLNTTSGDLTIHSLKENDAIEYTVDLLNTDDEEKGNKIKLTVKQKLQQPSIKMVTSTSVESGCLMVVTCSSLDKGVNLSWSVEPVSVLTINKSNPSDSSAQLFAFVSTRESFANFTCISSRDTESVSSKPVTPKCESKICVLNCTAPHSPTTGTQYCAGNIVILVIFLVGMCGITIYMIYRYRVKSYSLQSDLSLITQNAVALVQRRQEVQRRTENAGEPLQIQEDQVHLQIQETANQKDVASLCPAAAVTAQRLSKEEQKRNQIEDSNEKAIQTKEENREPGEEQEEQECHNSLNKNS, from the exons ATGCGACTACGGATGATTATTATTTCGTTCTTTAAAG CAGAAGTAGGTAAATCACCTCTAGAAGTCTCTGGGTACCTTGGAGAAGACATCACATTACCCTCAGGAGCTGACCCATCATGGAGTCTTATCAAAATTGTGTGGTCAATATTCACCAACAACACTTGGATTGCCACTTATCGCAATGGGATATCAACCACTGAACATTTTCCTCAGTACTCAGGGAGACTTACTCTTAACACAACATCAG GTGACCTAACAATTCACAGCCTGAAGGAAAATGATGCCATTGAATACACTGTAGACCTCCTCAACACTGACgatgaagaaaaaggaaataagaTTAAACTCACAGTGAAAC AAAAGCTCCAGCAGCCATCCATCAAGATGGTCACGAGCACATCTGTAGAAAGTGGCTGTTTAATGGTGGTGACCTGCTCTTCTCTGGATAAGGGTGTTAATCTCTCCTGGAGTGTTGAACCAGTCAGTGTGCTCACCATCAACAAGAGTAATCCCAGTGACAGCTCTGCACAACTTTTTGCATTTGTCAGCACCAGAGAGAGCTTTGCCAATTTTACCTGCATCTccagcagagacacagagagtgtTTCATCCAAACCTGTCACACCAAAGTGTGAGAGTAAGATCTGTG TTTTAAATTGCACGGCTCCACACTCACCGACAACAGGGACACAGTACTGCGCtggaaatattgtaattttggTCATTTTCCTTGTTGGGATGTGTGGCATCACAATTTATATGATTTACCGTTATCGAG TGAAATCATACAGCCTGCAGAGTGACTTGTCATTAATAACTCAGAATGCTGTTGCTCTGGTACAAAGAAGACAAGAAG tgcaaaGAAGAACTGAAAATGCTGGAGAGCCTTTACAAATTCAGGAAGACCAAG tacaCCTTCAGATCCAGGAGACAGCAAATCAAAAGGATGTTGCCTCTCTATGTCCAGCAGCAGCTG TGACAGCCCAAAGACTGAGCAAGGAAGAGCAGAAAAGAAATCAGATTGAAGACAGCAATGAGAAAGCAA TTCAAACCAAGGAGGAGAACAGAGAGCCTGGAGAAGAGCAGGAAGAACAAG AATGTCACAACAGCCTCAACAAGAATTCCTGA